From Paenibacillus graminis:
TGGCTCTCTTCTCCGAGCTGCACCATCGCTTCAAATATCATCTGATGCGGTTTATCGTAGAAGTCTTCGGTATTCACCCGCTCCATCGCCGTAATCAGCGCTTCGTCCTGCAGGAGCACAGCACCGATTACGGCCTGCTCCGCCTCCAGGTTCTGCGGGGGAATCCGATCGAAAAAGAGATCTCCACCCATCTTACTCCTCCGTTACCTGAACCGTGAGGTTAGCCTTTACTTCAGTATGCAGCTTCACCGCTACCTGAAATGTACCCACATGGCGGATTGAATCACTCAGTTCAATTTTGCGTTTGTCAATGGTGATGCCGTGGGCAGCTGCCAAAGTTTCCCCGATCTGTTTGCTGGTAATGGCACCGAACAGCCGGCCGCCTTCGCCAGCTTTGGCCTTCAGCGTCAGCGTCAGCTCGTCAAGCTTCTTGCCCAGCTGAACAGCTTCCTCTTTCTCCTGATCCTTGCGGCGCTGTTCTGCGGCCGCTTGATTCTCCAGCGTTTTTACATTGCCTTCCGTTGCCGGGCGAACCAGGCCCCGCGGCAGCAGGAAGTTGGATGCATAACCCTCTGATACCTCTTTGACCTGCCCTTTCTTGCCTTGACCCTTAACATCTTTTATGAAAATGACCTTCATTCGAACAGCCCCTCTTTCGCTTCAATTTCGGCCAGTACTGCGAGCAGTCTGGCTTCTGCTTCCTTGCTTGTTCCTTCAAGCTGTACGGCAGCGTTGGACAAGTGGCCGCCGCCTCCCAGCTTTTCCATAACTACCTGCACATTCATCCGCCCCAGTGACCGGGCGCTGATACCGATAAGGCCGTCAGGCCGCTCGCTGATGACAAATGAAGCCACCACATTCGTCATACCCAGCAGTGTATCGGCCGTCTGGGCAATCAGCAGCTGCGGAATCTTCATTCCCGGCTCCGTCACAACCAGCGCTATATGATCATACACCATCCGGGCGTGTTTGATAATTTCCGCTTTGGAAATATACTCCTGCAGATCCTCCTTCAGCATCCGCTGAATCAGAATCGTATCTGCCCCGACCCGGCGCAGAAACCCTGCTGCTTCAAAGGTTCTGGACCCGGTGTGAAGCGCAAAATGCTTGGTGTCCACTGTAATTCCGGCGAGCAGCATCGTAGCTTCCAGCGGGCTGAGCTTGATCTTGTCATGAATGTACTGCAGCAGCTCTGTTACCAGCTCGCAGGTAGACGAGGCATAAGGCTCCAGATAGACCAGCACAGCATCATTTATGAATTCCTCACCTCTGCGGTGGTGGTCTACGACCACAATGCGGCTGGCATATTGCACCAGGCGCGGCTCCATTGTCATGGATGCCTTATGCGTATCCACCACAATCAGCAGGGTGTGCTCCGTCATGACCTGGAGTGCTTGTTCCGTAGAGATAAAGGACTTGTTCAGCTCCTCATCCCGCCGGATCTGCTCCATCATCCGGGTAATGGAAGGATTCGGTGTCTCCATCACAATGTTAGCTTCCACATTGTACATCTGTGCCGCCTTAAGCAGACCAATCGCTGCCCCTACAGCATCGATGTCAGGCGTCCGGTGGCCCATGATCAGCACCCGGTCGCTTTCCTGCATCAGATCGCGCAGGGCGTGCGCAATAACACGGGCCCGCACTCTCGTGCGCTTCTCCGCTGCATTGCTCTTGCCGCCGTAGAAGGACAGCCGCTGGCCCGCCTTCACGGCCGCCTGGTCTCCGCCCCGGCCGAGGGCCATATCCAGGCTTGATTGTGCCAGTGCCCCGAGCTCACTGGCAGATTCCGAACCATAGGCGAGTCCGATGCTTAACGTCATCGGCACCTTGAGATCTGCGGTCATTTCCCGCACCTCATCCAGAATCACGAACCGGCTTTCTTCGAGGGCCTGCAGGCTGCGGTGATTGAGCAGCATGAGATACCGCTCCGAAGACAGCCGGCGCAGGTACACTTCAAACTGCTTGCTCCACTCCGTAATCTCGCTGGCCACCTTGGCGATCAGGGACGTGCGCTGCTGATCGTCCATGCCTTGGGCCGCTTCGTCGAGATTATCCATCATCACAATGCCGATCGCGAGCTTTTCTTCCTCATAGCGTTCGCGGAGCACCACAAGCTCAGTAATATCATACAGATACAGCAGCCGTTCGCTGGGGATTATCACCACCTGATAATGGTGTTCATCCACTGCTATTTCTTTACGGATCTCCTTCAGTACATTTTCTTTGGAAGCTTCCCGTTTGACCGGTACATGTCCAGCCGCGGAAGGCATAACGTCAGGCAGCAGTTCCTCAATTTCTTCTCCTACCAAAGACTTTCGTGAAAAAATATCACCTGCGCTGCGGTTGTTCCATTCAACCTTACGGTCCTCGCTGTACAGAATAATGCCCAGCGGAAGCATACTGACCGCTTCACCCTCAACCCGCTTAATCCGAAAGGATAGCCCATTGATATATTCGACCAGATTCCGCCGGAACGAGAGCTCTGCCTGCAGCATGGAGAAGCAGAGGGTCCCGGCCAGAAATAAACTGGCGACACCAATAACCCAGTTATAGAAACTGACTACTATAATCAGCAGCAGCAGCAGCATAAACGCCCATACGGTATGATAGCCGTGCCAGCGTCTTTGCAGAAATTTTGGCATGAGCTCTCACCCTATCGTTTCGATTTCGTCACAAGCTCGCGCAGCGGGAACGCCAGGTCGACTATACCGATGATCCACAGCCCCGGCATCAAAATTACGGGGATTGCCAGCAGGAGTGCCACAACCTTGCTCCATTTCCGCTCATACACCAGAAAGAAAAGGAACCCGATGGTCTGAATGATAAAAGCAATCCTTAGCAGCGGCAGCAGATTATCCGATATCATCGGCATGAATCCGCTGTCTGCTCCTCCAAACACGAGGCTGAGCACAACACCCAGCAGATAATACCAGATGAACGATCTTGGCAGTCTCCATTCACGGGCTGGTTTCATTCGCGGCACGGCATATTCCATGCTGTTCAGAATCGGACGGACAATGGAATGTGTGATCACAGCTATCATAAACGAGCTGATGATTAGTGTCATTGGAATGATCTGGACAGTCATATGGCTGATTGTACTTACGTCCTCCGAGGAGAGTTTCAATTCGGACATCAGCGGATTGCCGGCCCCCAGCTCCGATAGCGGTGAATTCACCATCTGCAGCACATCATTCACATAGGTGGTAAGGTCAAAATTAAACAATGCTGTTCCGAGCAGCAGCAGAAGCAGGAATTCGGCCAGGATGGTAATCATTCCGGCGAGCAGAGTGGACATCGCTGAAGAGCGTTTCTTATACCATCGTCCCATCACCAGGGCGGGGATTAAGAAATAGACCGCTATTAAGACATAGACGGGTGTGATCAGACCGACAATCAGCAATACAGGCAGAATATGAATAATGAACTGCTTTGTATTCAGAGTAGTGAACAATACTACTGCCGGTATAATCATAAATAGTGTAGTGATAATAAGCAGTGGGGTTGATAACGAGAGCAGCAACAGCAGATACGCTATGCTCCATGCCACCGATGTCCAGCGAAATTTCAACAGTATTCACCTCTTACGCATATGTTCTTCTAACGCAGATATATCCTGGTACCATTCTTCCAGTTGATGCCCTTCCTGCCTGTGCTTTCTGAGCTTCTCAATCAGGAGATCGTCGAGCTCGCGATACGGGATGCCCAGTCTGCGTCCAAGAATGTAGGAGCTCATAATCAGGCTCGCCAGACTGTCTCCTACACGCGCGGTGCTGCCTTCCCAGAGCGCTTTAAATAACCGTGAGACTTGATCAATTACTTCAGTTTTCAACCATTCAATTACTTTGGCGCGTTTGGCCACATCCAGGTCCTTCGGCACATTGGGCACAGTCTCTCTACCTCCGGCAAAAAACATTATTCTCAATTATAGCATAAATATTTCCCAGCTACACGGGACGTCCACCGCTCATGAAATTCAAGGGCTGCGCTTTCAAAAAAGGCCCGCATTCCGTGACCGCCGGAAATACAGGCCTTGGTACAACTTGCTCAACTGCCGGGAATAAATGTTTATAACGATTCCTGCGATTGGCGGGAAACAACCTTCTCGCAATACTCAATAATCTGACTCCTGCGGACAATACCGATAAATCGGTTCATGTCGTCAACCACAGGCACAAAGTTCTGCACCTTGGCCAAATTAATCAAATCCTCCATATCTGCATCAATGGACACCGGCAGATTATTCATCCGCAGCGGAACATCCTTCAGCAGATATTTTGAAGCATTTTCGAAAGTCACCGCTCCACCTGAATCCTTCATATACCACAGCAGATCGCCTTCCGTTACTGTCCCGGCATATTCTCCATTCCGGTTCAGAATCGGTACAGCCGTATAGCGGTGAAATTCCATCCGTTCGAGAGTCTGGCGCAGCGTTGAATCCAGGGTTACGCAGGCGACCTCTTGTTTCGGAAGTAAAAAAAACGCAATATTCATCTCTTGATCCTCCTCAAAGAGTTCCGAAGGAATTATTATGCCAATCATCCGTTCCAATTCATTATAACATGAGAACAGTAAGCAGCAGCCATTAAGATTGTATATGGCTGCTGCGGTTCCTGCTTATTCTTTTGCGGAGATTACTGCGCTGCGGCTGTAGCTGCTGGCTCCAGGGCGTTTTGGGCTTTTCCCGGCTCGATTAATTGGTCTACCGGTGTGCTGGCATTCATCCAATTGTCAATCATAGCCTTGGCTTCAGTGAGGTCCTCTTCATCTACGATATCATAATAAACCCCGCCGATACGTTCCCCTTCACCCATCACAGTAAAGCTGGAGATATCCATATCCTTGCCGCCCATGAATTTTTTGGCGAGGCTTATAATCATTGACGGCTGAATATCCGTCTTGAAATTGTCACCCATTATGTCCAGCAGCTCCGGGATATTTCCAATTTGGCTGATGGACAGCATCTTGTTCGCAACGACGTCAATAAAAACCTGCTGCCGTTTGGTACGGTTGAAGTCGCTGTCCTCGCGATAACGGGTGTAATTAAGGGCCTCTTCCCCATTATAGTTAGACTTGCCGCCTTCGATAGTGAATTTTTCATGATCCTTGCCTTTGTTCACAATATCTTTTTTGATCGGCAGCGGAACACCGCCAATCGCATCCACCGCATCTTTCAAGCCTTGAAAATTAATTGTGGCATAATATTGAATATCGTGCCCGAGCAGGTTTTCCAGTGTGTCCTTGGCCATCTGCTGCCCGCCAAAAGCATAGGCATGCGTAATCTTATCCTTTTTATTGTCGTCATGTCCAATGATCTCGGTGTAGGTATCCCGCGGTATGGAGATGAGCAGAATCTTATAGTCCTCCGGACGAATAACTGCATAGATCATGGTATCCGAACGGGCAGTCTCATTCTCGCGCTGGTCTGTACCCAGCAGCATTAGGGAGAACGGGTCACTTTTGTAAACAACAGGTTCGGGTTTGACCGTAGTGGTGCCGTCATTAACAAGAGGCTGGTAGGATTCCTGCGTCAGCTTATCCTCGACCCGATCCGACAGAAAAAGATCAAAGGCCAGTACGGCCAGCGGTTTCTGGAACAGAAAGCCACCGCCAATGATTACCACCAGCGCAGCAATCAGGATGATATATCTTTTTTTCATTTTTTTGAATTTTTTCATAATTTTTGATTCCTTCTTTATGGTGGAATGTATATATGATTGCTCGCGATCTATTTTCAATGCTTGCCGGGAGGGTTCCAGGCAGTCATGGCTGGGCTTTTCTTGGCTGGTATGGGTTGCCCCGATTCAGTGTTAGGATTCCCCCCTTTCAGGAATTCGGGTCATTCTAATTGTAGAATAAACTTGGAAACCACCTTTGACACATAAACAATATTTCTATTGTAATCACTTAGCGCCTAAAAAGAAACAACAAATAACGACAAGTTTAGTACTGAAGCTGCTTGTAATCTATAAAGTATATGACGTGCGAAAGTTGATTTTGATTCGTATTTTGCAAAAAAAACAGCAAAGCTGCAGTATCCGCCTGCACTAGGAGGCGGGTCCAGAGCTTCGCTGTTATTCATTTCCTTCCTTTATCCACCATGTCTGCGGGTCAATGATGTTGCTCATCGAATTAACCCTCACGTTCTGCAGACGTTTGTTGACGGCCGTTATATTTATGCGCTCAGCAAAAAAGATCATCGGCACTTCGTCATTCACTAATTTTTGCCATTCGTAATAGACGTTCTTACGGTATTCTTTATCATAAGATTTGATTCCCACGCCTTCCCGAATCAATTCCTCATTGCGTTTTGAACTGAAGCGCGGGTAATTCCACAGATCAATTTCTCTCCATAAACCCGACGGGTCCGGGTCGCTGGCCAGCCCCCATACCCCGTTGAAGAGCTCAACTGAGGGGTCATCATTCTCTACAGCTTCATAGAAAGCATTAAGATCCTTAAGCTGTCCGCCGTTTAAGCGTACATCCAGTCCAACGTCACGCCAATTCTGCAGAATAGCGCGGGTCCTTGCTTCTGCCGTTGTGCTTCCCGTCATAGCATCATAATGAATAACAAACGGAGCGCCTTTCGGGTCCTCCCGGAACCCATCGCCATCCTTGTCCACGTATCCTGCATCATTCAGCAGCGCCTTGGCCCTCTCCGGACTGTAGGGATACGTATTGATTTCTGAATCGGGAATTTTCGCCCAGCTTGAGCTGGGGACCGGTGTTTCAATCAGACTGCCAAGACCGTAGGAATATTGGTTAATGATCCCTTCACGATCCAACGCATAATACATAGCCTGCCGCAGGCGTTTATCCGCGAATTTCGGATTATCCATGACAATCTTCTGGGTCTCTTGATCCCAAGATCCAAATTTGAATCCTATGTATTCGTAAGACAGCTCAGGCGACTGCAGAATATCCACCCGGTCCAGCTGTTTCAGCGAAGCATACGCATCACGCGGGGCAGTAGCGATATCAATGACATCCTTATCAAGAAGATTCACGATTTCCTTATCATCGAACACCTTATACTTCACACCGTCCAATAGCGGTTTTCCCTGATAGTAATCCTCAAAGGCCTTCATCTCCACCAGCTGTCCAGGCTGGATATTGGTCACTTCAAAGGGGCCAATGCCGATGGGATGCTTTCTCACCGGATCGCTGTCCGGCATATCCTTAACCGCGATCCCGCTGTACACTTTTTTGTTCATCGGGTACGGCCACAGATTATCCAGTGCATTCACCCTTACACTATTCATGGTTATTCTCAGGGTGTAAGGATCGATTACCTTAATCCCGCTGATTTCCTTGGCTTTTCCCTTATGATAGGCTTCCACGCCTGTGATCATTTCTACGCTATAGTACCGTGACCCCGTATACTCTGGACTGGCAATGGTTTCTAGCGCGAATTTCCAATCCTCTACCGTTAATTCATCGCCGTTGTGCCACCGGACGCCTGGCCTTATTCTGAACGTGAACACGGTATGATCGTCTGATTCCTGCCAGGAAGCGATACCCGGAACCGTGGTTAAGTCATCGTTTACTCTAAACATAGCTTCTGTAATGAATTCCAGTACCTGGTAGTCGTCCTCGCCTTCATAAAAAGCAGGTTCAAACAGCCCTTGAAACGGAGAGGAGTATCCGTATGTAATCGTTCCTCCAGCTGCAGGCACTTCTGCCTCATTATTCGAAAGAACTCCATAGGAAAGCCGCTCCGAGCCTATCCCGCTGCAAGCCGAAAGCATTAACGCCATCGTCAGCACCAGCCCGCAATATCTGCGCTTCATCATATTATTCTTCCCTTCCGCTTATGTAAGCGTTATCCAAAAAAGTTTTCTTTATATTCTTAAAGTTTCATTGTCATAGTATTTAAGGCTACATTATTGAGAATATACAATTTTCGTCCTAAAGTGAAGCATTTATAGAAAAAAGCCTACCCTTACGGGCAGGCCACATGCTTTTTCTGCAGCAACTATTTTTCTTCTTCCTCGTGAATAATGCTTAGCCCCTCCACATGCCTTTTCCGCATCAGCTTGCGCTTTTTCCGTGTTTCCTTGCTTTCAAAAATGATATCAAAATCGTATTCTTCAGGGTACAGTTCTTCCTTCGAGAGGTATGGCTTAAGGCGCTTATGGTTAAATCTCATTTTTTGCTTTTGAATCATGACACCCACCATTCCCATTGCATCCCTTGTCTCGTAGACAATCCCCGTCCTGTCCAGCGAATTCACATACACTGCATCACCGATTTCAAAATCCTTTTTCGGCGCTTTACCATCAGCTTCTTGGGCAGGCCCCTGTTCAACCGCTGGAATTTTGACCGGCCCTGCTGCTTCGGTTGGGAGCGGTTCTGTACGCTGTATCTCCTGCTTCGCTCTTTCAGCAGGCCTATGGTGTCCTGAACAGTTCAAGCTGTCC
This genomic window contains:
- the rplI gene encoding 50S ribosomal protein L9 produces the protein MKVIFIKDVKGQGKKGQVKEVSEGYASNFLLPRGLVRPATEGNVKTLENQAAAEQRRKDQEKEEAVQLGKKLDELTLTLKAKAGEGGRLFGAITSKQIGETLAAAHGITIDKRKIELSDSIRHVGTFQVAVKLHTEVKANLTVQVTEE
- a CDS encoding LCP family protein, with translation MKKFKKMKKRYIILIAALVVIIGGGFLFQKPLAVLAFDLFLSDRVEDKLTQESYQPLVNDGTTTVKPEPVVYKSDPFSLMLLGTDQRENETARSDTMIYAVIRPEDYKILLISIPRDTYTEIIGHDDNKKDKITHAYAFGGQQMAKDTLENLLGHDIQYYATINFQGLKDAVDAIGGVPLPIKKDIVNKGKDHEKFTIEGGKSNYNGEEALNYTRYREDSDFNRTKRQQVFIDVVANKMLSISQIGNIPELLDIMGDNFKTDIQPSMIISLAKKFMGGKDMDISSFTVMGEGERIGGVYYDIVDEEDLTEAKAMIDNWMNASTPVDQLIEPGKAQNALEPAATAAAQ
- a CDS encoding DHH family phosphoesterase; the encoded protein is MPKFLQRRWHGYHTVWAFMLLLLLIIVVSFYNWVIGVASLFLAGTLCFSMLQAELSFRRNLVEYINGLSFRIKRVEGEAVSMLPLGIILYSEDRKVEWNNRSAGDIFSRKSLVGEEIEELLPDVMPSAAGHVPVKREASKENVLKEIRKEIAVDEHHYQVVIIPSERLLYLYDITELVVLRERYEEEKLAIGIVMMDNLDEAAQGMDDQQRTSLIAKVASEITEWSKQFEVYLRRLSSERYLMLLNHRSLQALEESRFVILDEVREMTADLKVPMTLSIGLAYGSESASELGALAQSSLDMALGRGGDQAAVKAGQRLSFYGGKSNAAEKRTRVRARVIAHALRDLMQESDRVLIMGHRTPDIDAVGAAIGLLKAAQMYNVEANIVMETPNPSITRMMEQIRRDEELNKSFISTEQALQVMTEHTLLIVVDTHKASMTMEPRLVQYASRIVVVDHHRRGEEFINDAVLVYLEPYASSTCELVTELLQYIHDKIKLSPLEATMLLAGITVDTKHFALHTGSRTFEAAGFLRRVGADTILIQRMLKEDLQEYISKAEIIKHARMVYDHIALVVTEPGMKIPQLLIAQTADTLLGMTNVVASFVISERPDGLIGISARSLGRMNVQVVMEKLGGGGHLSNAAVQLEGTSKEAEARLLAVLAEIEAKEGLFE
- the opp4A gene encoding oligopeptide ABC transporter substrate-binding protein, giving the protein MMKRRYCGLVLTMALMLSACSGIGSERLSYGVLSNNEAEVPAAGGTITYGYSSPFQGLFEPAFYEGEDDYQVLEFITEAMFRVNDDLTTVPGIASWQESDDHTVFTFRIRPGVRWHNGDELTVEDWKFALETIASPEYTGSRYYSVEMITGVEAYHKGKAKEISGIKVIDPYTLRITMNSVRVNALDNLWPYPMNKKVYSGIAVKDMPDSDPVRKHPIGIGPFEVTNIQPGQLVEMKAFEDYYQGKPLLDGVKYKVFDDKEIVNLLDKDVIDIATAPRDAYASLKQLDRVDILQSPELSYEYIGFKFGSWDQETQKIVMDNPKFADKRLRQAMYYALDREGIINQYSYGLGSLIETPVPSSSWAKIPDSEINTYPYSPERAKALLNDAGYVDKDGDGFREDPKGAPFVIHYDAMTGSTTAEARTRAILQNWRDVGLDVRLNGGQLKDLNAFYEAVENDDPSVELFNGVWGLASDPDPSGLWREIDLWNYPRFSSKRNEELIREGVGIKSYDKEYRKNVYYEWQKLVNDEVPMIFFAERINITAVNKRLQNVRVNSMSNIIDPQTWWIKEGNE
- a CDS encoding DUF2232 domain-containing protein; translation: MKFRWTSVAWSIAYLLLLLSLSTPLLIITTLFMIIPAVVLFTTLNTKQFIIHILPVLLIVGLITPVYVLIAVYFLIPALVMGRWYKKRSSAMSTLLAGMITILAEFLLLLLLGTALFNFDLTTYVNDVLQMVNSPLSELGAGNPLMSELKLSSEDVSTISHMTVQIIPMTLIISSFMIAVITHSIVRPILNSMEYAVPRMKPAREWRLPRSFIWYYLLGVVLSLVFGGADSGFMPMISDNLLPLLRIAFIIQTIGFLFFLVYERKWSKVVALLLAIPVILMPGLWIIGIVDLAFPLRELVTKSKR
- a CDS encoding CBS domain-containing protein gives rise to the protein MNIAFFLLPKQEVACVTLDSTLRQTLERMEFHRYTAVPILNRNGEYAGTVTEGDLLWYMKDSGGAVTFENASKYLLKDVPLRMNNLPVSIDADMEDLINLAKVQNFVPVVDDMNRFIGIVRRSQIIEYCEKVVSRQSQESL
- a CDS encoding MazG-like family protein is translated as MPKDLDVAKRAKVIEWLKTEVIDQVSRLFKALWEGSTARVGDSLASLIMSSYILGRRLGIPYRELDDLLIEKLRKHRQEGHQLEEWYQDISALEEHMRKR